A single region of the Microbulbifer sp. MKSA007 genome encodes:
- the fghA gene encoding S-formylglutathione hydrolase, with product MSIENIGANRSFGGWHKQYLHDSQSLNCKMRFAIYLPPQASQMHKVPVLYWLSGLTCTDENFMQKAGAQRIASELGIAIVAPDTSPRGESVADDEAYDLGQGAGFYINATQAPWSRHYHMYDYMVEELPALIETTFPVTTQRAIAGHSMGGHGALIIALRNPASYVSASAFSPISNPSQCPWGQKAFEAYLGKDRDSWRDYDSSELLKNAEKSVPMLVDQGEADSFLVEQLKPEMLEAVAKASNYPLQLRRHSGYDHSYYFIASFIEEHLRFHAQHLSQTYPN from the coding sequence ATGTCTATTGAAAATATCGGTGCCAACCGGAGTTTTGGCGGCTGGCACAAGCAATACCTTCACGACTCACAGTCACTTAACTGCAAAATGCGTTTTGCTATTTATTTGCCACCGCAAGCTTCACAAATGCACAAGGTTCCGGTGCTCTACTGGCTGTCAGGTCTGACCTGTACCGATGAGAATTTTATGCAAAAGGCAGGAGCCCAGCGGATTGCCTCCGAACTAGGGATAGCCATCGTTGCTCCCGACACCAGTCCCCGTGGAGAATCTGTTGCCGATGATGAAGCCTATGATCTGGGGCAAGGTGCTGGATTTTATATCAACGCCACCCAAGCGCCCTGGAGTCGCCACTACCACATGTATGATTATATGGTGGAAGAACTGCCGGCACTTATCGAGACCACCTTCCCTGTGACAACACAGCGCGCCATTGCAGGACATTCAATGGGGGGCCATGGTGCACTGATAATCGCCCTACGCAATCCGGCAAGTTATGTTTCCGCATCAGCCTTCAGCCCCATTAGCAATCCTTCTCAGTGTCCGTGGGGACAAAAAGCCTTTGAAGCTTATTTGGGCAAAGATCGGGATAGTTGGCGAGACTACGATAGCAGCGAACTGCTCAAAAATGCCGAGAAGTCTGTGCCGATGTTGGTGGATCAAGGGGAAGCCGATAGCTTTCTTGTTGAACAGCTGAAACCCGAGATGCTCGAAGCGGTTGCCAAAGCAAGTAACTACCCGCTCCAACTTCGCCGTCATTCAGGTTATGACCACAGCTATTACTTTATCGCCAGCTTTATTGAGGAACATCTTCGGTTTCATGCCCAGCATCTCAGCCAGACATACCCAAACTAA
- a CDS encoding S-(hydroxymethyl)glutathione dehydrogenase/class III alcohol dehydrogenase, translated as MSEQFIKSKAAIAWGPGQPLSVEEVDVMLPKAGEVLIKVIASGVCHTDAFTLSGDDPEGKFPCILGHEGGGIVVHVGEGVTSVKEGDHVIPLYTPECGECKFCKSGKTNLCQKIRETQGQGLMPDGTTRFYKDGKPIYHYMGCSTFSEYTVLPEISLAKVNPAAPLEEVCLLGCGVTTGMGAVMNTAKVQEGDTVAIFGLGGIGLSAIIGATMAKASRIIAIDINESKFELAHKLGATDCINPNDYDKPIQEVIVELTEGGVDYSFECIGNVNVMRSALECCHKGWGESVIIGVAGAGQEISTRPFQLVTGRVWRGSAFGGVKGRSELPDYVERYLNGEFQLNGFITHTMSLDDINKSFDLLHKGESIRTVIHFDQ; from the coding sequence ATGTCTGAGCAATTTATCAAGTCGAAGGCCGCCATCGCTTGGGGGCCTGGCCAACCGTTATCGGTCGAAGAAGTGGATGTCATGCTGCCAAAGGCTGGTGAAGTATTGATCAAGGTCATTGCATCGGGAGTGTGTCACACCGATGCTTTCACCTTGTCTGGCGACGACCCGGAAGGCAAATTCCCCTGTATTTTGGGCCATGAAGGTGGCGGCATTGTCGTGCATGTCGGTGAAGGGGTTACCAGTGTCAAAGAGGGTGATCATGTGATCCCCCTGTACACCCCAGAATGTGGCGAGTGTAAATTCTGCAAGTCCGGCAAGACGAACCTCTGCCAAAAGATCCGTGAAACTCAGGGCCAAGGCCTGATGCCTGACGGCACCACGCGCTTCTATAAAGATGGCAAGCCCATCTACCACTATATGGGCTGCTCAACATTCTCGGAGTACACCGTATTGCCAGAGATTTCGCTGGCAAAAGTAAATCCGGCTGCGCCGTTAGAGGAAGTCTGCCTGCTGGGTTGTGGTGTCACTACTGGCATGGGCGCGGTGATGAACACCGCCAAGGTTCAAGAAGGCGATACCGTTGCGATCTTTGGCCTTGGGGGCATCGGCCTTTCGGCGATTATCGGCGCCACCATGGCGAAAGCTTCACGAATCATTGCCATCGATATCAATGAAAGCAAGTTTGAGTTAGCCCACAAACTGGGGGCGACGGACTGCATCAACCCAAACGATTACGATAAGCCGATTCAGGAAGTCATCGTCGAACTCACCGAGGGCGGTGTGGATTATTCCTTTGAATGCATCGGCAACGTCAATGTGATGCGCTCCGCTCTGGAGTGCTGCCACAAGGGCTGGGGTGAATCGGTCATTATCGGTGTAGCTGGTGCCGGCCAGGAGATCTCCACCCGTCCGTTCCAGCTGGTAACAGGCCGAGTCTGGCGCGGGTCCGCATTCGGCGGCGTTAAAGGACGCTCCGAATTACCAGACTACGTAGAACGCTACCTGAATGGCGAATTCCAGCTCAACGGCTTTATCACCCACACCATGAGCCTGGATGACATCAATAAATCTTTCGATCTGTTACATAAAGGCGAAAGTATCCGCACCGTCATTCACTTCGATCAATAA
- a CDS encoding LysR family transcriptional regulator → MKDWEGITEFVYVAESESFTLAAQRLAISTAKVSRQVSALESRLNVKLLYRTTRKVSLTQEGTLFYQHCRGVLDGLEAAERAVTQLQSHPQGKIKLTAPVTYAEKKVAPLINDFVIQNPKIEVNAYFTNRQVDLIDEGYDIAIRLGKLQDSTLMARKLADRRIHLCASPDYLEEHGTPHSLSELNRHNCLLGTLDYWRFSTREGEKNLRVKGSLRYNNGGALLDAALKGLGVVQLPDYYVEQYIAEGKLITLLSDLEDRDEGVFAVYPGNRYIAPKVRLLIDYLAEDLT, encoded by the coding sequence ATGAAAGACTGGGAAGGTATTACAGAGTTCGTTTATGTTGCTGAAAGCGAGAGCTTTACCCTCGCAGCGCAGCGGCTGGCTATTTCTACTGCTAAAGTCAGCCGCCAGGTCAGTGCTTTGGAGAGCCGTTTGAATGTCAAACTGCTATATCGAACCACGCGCAAGGTGTCACTGACACAAGAAGGTACGCTGTTTTACCAGCATTGCCGAGGGGTGCTCGATGGGCTGGAGGCGGCGGAACGAGCAGTAACTCAATTACAGAGCCACCCACAGGGCAAAATCAAACTGACGGCACCGGTCACTTATGCTGAAAAGAAGGTTGCACCACTGATCAATGATTTTGTGATTCAAAACCCCAAGATTGAGGTCAATGCCTATTTCACCAATCGCCAGGTTGACCTTATAGATGAGGGTTACGATATCGCCATACGCCTGGGTAAGTTGCAGGACTCAACCTTGATGGCAAGAAAGTTGGCGGACCGGCGAATACATCTGTGCGCCTCACCGGATTATCTTGAAGAGCACGGGACCCCACACTCCTTGTCAGAATTGAATAGGCACAACTGCCTGCTGGGTACACTGGATTACTGGCGATTCAGTACCAGGGAAGGAGAAAAAAACCTTAGGGTCAAAGGTAGCCTTCGTTACAACAATGGCGGGGCGCTTTTAGATGCAGCGCTTAAAGGCCTGGGGGTTGTGCAGTTGCCCGATTACTACGTCGAGCAATATATTGCTGAAGGAAAGTTAATTACCCTCTTAAGTGATCTCGAAGATAGGGATGAAGGGGTATTTGCAGTTTACCCCGGCAATCGATATATCGCGCCGAAAGTCAGGCTACTAATCGATTATCTTGCCGAGGATCTCACTTGA